The Gemmatimonadota bacterium nucleotide sequence TCCAGGCATTTCCGACTGAAATCAGCGTTGTTCAGCCCTGCATGGTTGCGGTGCGGATGCCCGGTGCCGATCGATGCAGAACTTGGGAGAACGCCATACGGGCTACGCGACGGCCAGACGGACCCCGATGGCGGTGTGGTACATCCTGGCGGCCTTCGTAGGCGCGTTGTTGGGTATCGTCTTCCTGGTCGTGGCCTATCCCGAAGCACTGAGCACGCTCAGCGGGGGACCGGCGGCCGGGAACGCGAATTCAACGCAAACGTATATACATGAAAGCCCGGCATCGTCCGGTCAGCCCGGGCGCAGCAGTGCTTTCGGGACGCCGGGGACCGGCGGAATCGCGGATCCCCGCGCGGAATCCCGGCGTTCGCCGGCGGGACTGATCGCCGCAAACGAAGCGATCACCACGTCCCGGCGCACATCCATCGTATCCGCGGTGGAACGGGCGGGACCGGCTGTCGTGAGCATCGTCGCGACGTTCCAGATGCAGCGGCGCGGATTCTCCTCGATGTTCGACGACCCCTTCTTCGGCCATTTTGTGGTGCCGCGGCTGTACACCCGCGAAGAGCCGAACACGGGGTCGGGCGTAATTATCGACGAAGCGGGCTACATCGTCACCAACGCCCACGTGGTTCAGCTCGGCGACTATACGGCCCGGCGGATCCGGGCGGTGCTGACCGACGGCCGAAGCCTGGCCTGCACCCTGGTGGGCGTGGACGTCATGTCGGACCTGGCCGTGCTCCACGTAGAAGGCGAAGACATCCCGGTGGCGGCGTTGGGCCGGTCCGACGACATCATGACCGGCGAGTGGGCCATTACCATCGGCAATCCGCTGGGCTTGGCCGTGGAGGACGCCCAGCCGGCCGTGGCGGTCGGCGTGGTCAGCGCCCTGGGACGGAACTTCCGCCGTCAGCAGGGGTCGAGGACGGTCTACCGGGACATGATTCAGACCGACGCGACCATCAATCCGGGCAACAGCGGCGGTCCGCTGGTCAACGCCTTCGGCGAGGTCATCGGCATCAACACGTTCATCCTGTCCGAAAGCGGCGGCTCGGAGGGCGTGGGTTTCGCCATACCCATCGACCGGGTCCGGCGCGTCGCGGACGAGTTGATCCAGTACGGCGGACCGAGACGGGGATGGACGGGCCTGTCGGTGATCGACATCACGGAATACGTGGCCCAGGAGTTGAACATCGACAACCGCCTGGGCGTGCTGGTGAACGAGATCGATCCGGACAGCCCGGCGGACGAGGCCGGCATCCTGGTCATGGACGTGATCAGGAAGATCAACGGGGAAGTGGTCGCCAGCTACCCCGAAGCGCGGGAAGCGCTGTACGGCAGCCTGGTGGGCGATTCCATCGAACTGGAGGTCGAGCGGGACGGCCGCCTCATGCCCCTGGTCCTGCATATCGCCGAGTTGTGAGGATTTGAATGG carries:
- a CDS encoding trypsin-like serine protease, which codes for MQNLGERHTGYATARRTPMAVWYILAAFVGALLGIVFLVVAYPEALSTLSGGPAAGNANSTQTYIHESPASSGQPGRSSAFGTPGTGGIADPRAESRRSPAGLIAANEAITTSRRTSIVSAVERAGPAVVSIVATFQMQRRGFSSMFDDPFFGHFVVPRLYTREEPNTGSGVIIDEAGYIVTNAHVVQLGDYTARRIRAVLTDGRSLACTLVGVDVMSDLAVLHVEGEDIPVAALGRSDDIMTGEWAITIGNPLGLAVEDAQPAVAVGVVSALGRNFRRQQGSRTVYRDMIQTDATINPGNSGGPLVNAFGEVIGINTFILSESGGSEGVGFAIPIDRVRRVADELIQYGGPRRGWTGLSVIDITEYVAQELNIDNRLGVLVNEIDPDSPADEAGILVMDVIRKINGEVVASYPEAREALYGSLVGDSIELEVERDGRLMPLVLHIAEL